In Zingiber officinale cultivar Zhangliang chromosome 1A, Zo_v1.1, whole genome shotgun sequence, a genomic segment contains:
- the LOC122028447 gene encoding thaumatin-like protein 1, whose product MAGVLVVLAFAVLSIEGALAATFTLTNNCQYTVWPGLLSGAGTEPLPTTGFALQSGESRNLEAPSAWSGRLWGRTHCSTDATGKFTCASGDCGSGAVECSGSGATPPATLAEFTLDGSGGMDFFDVSLVDGYNLPMLVVPEGGSGGTCSSTGCLVDLNALCPSDLKVVLASSDGGSEGVACKSACEAFGTPEYCCSGDYGNPNTCRPSSYSQFFKNACPRAYSYAYDDATSTFTCATGSTNYIITFCPSTTSQKSSDLNPQAVGVSSSTAISNNTMVYVGGSQSSDGAALYFARTPAVLIALAVLLAVIA is encoded by the exons ATGGCCGGAGTTTTGGTCGTTCTCGCTTTCGCTGTCTTGTCGATTGAAG GGGCTTTGGCCGCAACGTTCACCCTGACGAACAACTGCCAGTACACCGTTTGGCCCGGCTTGCTCTCCGGCGCCGGCACCGAGCCGCTTCCGACCACTGGCTTCGCTCTGCAGTCTGGCGAATCGCGCAACCTGGAAGCGCCTTCCGCGTGGTCCGGCCGCCTCTGGGGCCGCACCCACTGCTCCACCGACGCCACCGGCAAGTTTACCTGCGCCTCCGGCGACTGCGGATCGGGCGCCGTCGAGTGCTCCGGCAGCGGCGCCACCCCGCCCGCTACCCTCGCGGAGTTCACGCTCGACGGAAGCGGCGGAATGGACTTCTTCGACGTCAGCCTCGTCGACGGGTACAACCTCCCGATGCTGGTGGTTCCGGAGGGCGGCTCCGGCGGCACGTGCAGCTCCACGGGGTGCCTGGTGGACCTCAACGCCCTGTGCCCGTCGGACCTCAAGGTGGTCCTCGCGAGCAGCGACGGCGGCAGCGAGGGCGTGGCGTGCAAGAGCGCGTGCGAGGCCTTCGGGACGCCGGAGTACTGCTGCAGCGGCGACTACGGCAACCCTAACACGTGCAGGCCGTCGTCCTACTCGCAATTCTTCAAGAACGCGTGCCCCAGGGCGTACAGCTACGCCTACGACGACGCCACCTCCACCTTCACCTGTGCCACCGGCTCCACCAACTACATCATCACCTTCTGCCCCAGCACCACAAG CCAGAAATCGTCGGACTTGAACCCGCAGGCGGTGGGTGTTTCGTCGAGCACCGCCATCAGCAACAACACGATGGTATACGTGGGCGGCAGTCAATCCAGCGACGGCGCCGCGCTCTATTTTGCCCGCACGCCAGCGGTGCTGATTGCGCTCGCCGTCCTCCTCGCGGTGATCGCGTAG